Within Cellulophaga sp. L1A9, the genomic segment TTATAATCTTCTTTTAAGCCAAGTATGTTTAGCTTATGTTTCAATTTATGTACGATAGACGCAGTGTCTTTAAAATTTTCTGCAGTGATACATCGTATGTACTCCTGTTTTTCTAAAGGTATTTCTTCTCTTAATACAGCGATGAATTTCTGCTCAAATTCGATGTCGTCACCGGATAAGTCTTTTATATAGTCAAGATTTGGTTGCTGTTCCATATTATTTTTTTAATGTAAAATATAGTGTAGTTCCTTTATTTTCTTCAGATTCTAACCAAATATCACCTTCATAAATATTTACTACTTTTTTTACTAGTGCTAAACCAATGCCTGAAGCATTAGAATCATTTTCTAATTTTTTGAACATATTGAAAATACTTTCTTGATGTTTTTTAGCAATACCTCTACCATTGTCGGCAACGGAGAATTTCCAAAAATCTTTATCGTCAATATGCTGAATACTAATTATCCCTTTTTCTAAGTGTTCTGTAGCGGTAACAGCATTCGTTATTAAATTTTTAAATAGCTGTTCTATTTTATACTTCTCTGTTAAAAATGTAGGTAGTTTACCTTCAATTTTTACTTCAATATTTTCAGGAATGAAAATTGTTTTTGTTATTTCGTCTATTAGATTCGTTATATTCAGCTGTATGTGTTCTTCTTCTAAGGAGTCTATAACGGCATGTCTTAAAATACCATCAATAAGTGCATCCATCTTTTGAAGATTTTGAGATACTAGATTACAATTTTCTACACTGGCAGGTGAAAATTTTTCTTTTTCGTCATCTAAAATCCAACACATTAAAGCATTTATATTTCTAATAGGCGATTTCAAATCATGCGACACCATATGTGCATAGTCATTTAAGGAGGCATTTTGACGCTCTAAATTTTTAAGCAACGTATTTTTTTCTGCAGTCATTTTTACAATATCCTTTGCCTGCTTTTCTATTTTAGCGGCTAATTCTAAAGCATCTATCTCTAAGGTATCTTTGCTTTTAGCCTCTTCATTTTCTGTGCTACTAGAGTCATTTAATACCCGAATAGCTCTCTCTAAAATGTTTAGCGTCTTACGCTGACTTTCTGCTTCTGCACGTAACACTTTATTTGCTTGTGTTAATTCTTTAGAACTAATACTCATGGCTCTTTGCACCATTTCTGCTTTATCATCATAATCCTTATAAGAATTATTAATGGCATCTAAAAAAGCAGCAATCTCCCCAGAATCCTTGAGATTCTCAGGTAAATGTTTTCTGATTTGTCTTTTTAAGAGTGAGTGCATTATTCGCTAATCAGAGTTAAGGTCATAGTTTGATTGTGTAATTTACATCCAATTTGATTAGAAAATGGCGATAATTCCCCGTAGGAATAAAACCCAGTTACCACTGCTTGATTGCCAATAGCTTCTATTACCTCTTCTATTTCTTCTTCTGTTCGTTGGTTCATAACCAATTTTCTACCAATGCAACTTACCA encodes:
- a CDS encoding ATP-binding protein — encoded protein: MHSLLKRQIRKHLPENLKDSGEIAAFLDAINNSYKDYDDKAEMVQRAMSISSKELTQANKVLRAEAESQRKTLNILERAIRVLNDSSSTENEEAKSKDTLEIDALELAAKIEKQAKDIVKMTAEKNTLLKNLERQNASLNDYAHMVSHDLKSPIRNINALMCWILDDEKEKFSPASVENCNLVSQNLQKMDALIDGILRHAVIDSLEEEHIQLNITNLIDEITKTIFIPENIEVKIEGKLPTFLTEKYKIEQLFKNLITNAVTATEHLEKGIISIQHIDDKDFWKFSVADNGRGIAKKHQESIFNMFKKLENDSNASGIGLALVKKVVNIYEGDIWLESEENKGTTLYFTLKK
- a CDS encoding Hpt domain-containing protein codes for the protein MEQQPNLDYIKDLSGDDIEFEQKFIAVLREEIPLEKQEYIRCITAENFKDTASIVHKLKHKLNILGLKEDYKLSVIYEEDLKKGDASLNDKFLFILNKIENYIKNL